The Hippoglossus stenolepis isolate QCI-W04-F060 chromosome 12, HSTE1.2, whole genome shotgun sequence genome segment GCAGCCCAGAGCCCTGACAGTGAGCTAATACCTGTTCTGATGGGATCTGTGTATACAACCACACAGCTTAGCTTCCCCCTGCAgatccacacacatacaaggaGCTTTAACCCATCACCTGTCCTTTTAATCATTTGTTTGAGAggccacactcacacacacacacacacacacacacacacacacacacacacacacacacacacacacacacacacacacacacacacacacacacacacacacacacagggaagttTATAGTCAGTCGTCGGAAATGGAAACTCCCACAGCGGTGGGGTCTCAGCCACTTCCTCGATGCAGCAATGCGCGCCCACAGGAGGtgatgtgagaaaacaagtCATCCCGATGTTAAGTGAAAACACGCATCGCGGACATGAGTCGCCCTCCCCCCATCCAAAATACAGTATCATCACACGGGGGCGCGCATTTCTGCTGAATCCATCGGCCGACGCAGCGCCCGGTGACACTCCCTTTAAAACAAGTACGCTGCCCTTTAAACTAACTAACGCCAGCACATCGCCGTAAGTCCACGGTCGGTattcacaaaacaacacaaacagcgaGGAAACACGAGAAGTAGCGCCACACTGTCACAAAGTGCACGGCAGCGGGCCGAGCCGAGCTGCCGAGGGAAGGAAACAGCGGAGGACAAAAAGTCGCTCGGAGATGAACCAAGTGGGTCCGGTAATCGCTGGTTATTTACCCCGATGACGGCCCCGCAAAGCCGGATTTCAACCCGAAAATCGGCGTAGTGCGTCGCAGGCTTTGTCCTTACCTACACAGTGAATGAGTTTGTGTCGCCACGAGTCAAGTTCCTGCCGAAAGCCGCGCCTGTCGATTGTGCATTGCTGCCTTTTGCACTGACTCGCCATTTTCTATCGTTCTTGTCTGGCGGGCACCAGCACGGGAAGAGGAAGCGCTCGGCCCTCGTGAACGCGCGCGCCACAGTGGTCGAGGAGGaagcggctccagaggaggaggaggaagggggagggggagggggggtttctgccaaacacacaatacatcagtaaaataaataaacacacaaataactgACGTATTATATTCAAACATCGACAACAATGGTGTTTCCCTTCAATAGGACACAATGTGGGGGGTTGGGGTTAGAACCTTTTGTAGTTTATATCCAAACAAATGTGGctgatgtatttgttttcacCTAAAAGGTCAGTTACTGGGTTTCACCCAATCAGCAGCCAGGCGAAGCGAGCAACTGCCCCAAAGACCCTGACCTTGGGGCATGTTTACTGTGAGACTACATTAAAcaagaatttaaaataaactaacaTGGCGCTCAGTATATGCCTCAGTATACCCAGTCCCCTTATTAAACTACATTAACattcacagatttttatttggatctgcaccatattgcacacactcataaatatcagtctgaGATCGACGAATTATTTTCTCAGAATTCAAcccaaatgttgaaaaacaccctatatcactatgttaaagaaagtgaaaagaaatcctAGACCAAAAAATCCTGCATCTAGTGAAATGTCTTAACAATTGTTTGATGGTTTGCCACAATATTTGGATTAAGGATTAATTGTATACCACTGGTGCCTGGTCAGTAATTGTTTCAACTTTCACTGCAGTCAGTTCAAAATTTTAACGTGTCTAATAATTTGGTTAATGACCAAATACGACCAAACAAATCACCCTGAGCTGTACTTTGTTTTTTGTGCTAACTGACAAATGGTAGCATGCTAGCAAGCTAAACTAAGTGGAGAACATGGTAAATTCTAATGATAAAAAGTATTTATCATGAGGTATATTGAATTTAGGgaagaaaaactatttataGGGGCCTGCTTAGCCTGACGCACAAGTAAAGTAAATACTATCAAGTCAATTTAGATGCTATTTAAGACATTATGTCCGACTTAAGCTACTATATTACCAACTAACccaaaattacaaattaaaatattgtatcacatatatattacatattagaTAGCTAGTCGCCTTTAATTATAGTTAACACTCTATGCTTAACACATTACACAGCCTAATAGATTTCCCCAGACTACAGACCAATTAAACGGATAGATTCACTGTTAGCTGTAATGTTGAGCACTTTAAGAAGTTTCAGATTATATCCCCTATTTCAAATATGTCTGCCACTCTCTGTAAACTGTAGCAGACCAATCAGAGACAGTTTTAATAAGAGAAATCAGCATGTAAAGAAGCAGCCTGCAAGATGCTGTTGTAATGCTGCCTTCAAGTGTCGTCGGAGGAACTGCAATCCTGAGCTGCAGcgtgcaaataaaaaacaacaaaaaaattacaCAGGCCTGGTAGAGGGTGGACAGTTTTATATAAAGATTTCTAAACTGAGTCTTTATgggtcagagacagagaacatGTGAAGGAATACCCACAATGAaaagattttagttttattgttttggaaGACATCAGAGTTTACATTGGAGTTGCTGTAAAACTGAAGTTCCTATACATTTATCAGATAAAACAGCCACATAATTTATTGTCATCTGTGGCCAAGATAGCGCAATCGAAGCTTTATTGAATTGTGCTGTAATACTCTGATTACCATATTCCGGAGCTCACGGGCAGCACCTGAACGCGACATACGTCTCCCAGCCGGTGTTTTGATAATTCTACGCCCTCCGGTGCTGTGCGGTGCTTTCCATGCTTCAGAGACGACTAACGTAGCGTGCAGGTAAACGATGGCATTTGTAGGTGTTGTCGCCTTTTCACTCGTTGTTGTGTTGCCACAGGACTCAGTCTATTCACACTGCAGACGTGTCATTATAGAAGATAGAGTCTATTCAACAACATGCATGTAAAAGGCTGCACAGCATCCAACCACGTTGGCAGCACAAGTTGGATTTCTACAATAACGTGTCAGTGTTGGTGTGAGCTGGcgaattattatatattaatggCGCCTGCGTGTGTAAAACTACACCTAACTGCCATTCTGCAACACACTGTCATTTGTTTCAAAGCaaacaatcatttttaaaatggtCACCAGCTTTTAGTTTGGGTCTGCAGTCAGGTTTTTTCAGTCTTTCCCCTTTACAGATGGTTTATGCTTCTACACTCGGTATACACAAGCATCACCACCACTAGTATGGATTAGATATTGTTATTTATCTATTGATCCATCCCCAATTTCTTGTTCTATTACAGCAGCTTTTCACCTGCACAACTTTGAAAATAATTTCCACCCCATTTAAACATCTGAAGACTTGAAACCCTACTCAGCTTCATGTCCTGAAAGATAATCCTCACACTCATTTATTCATGTTGTCTGGTACTGTAGCGAAATAAATCCAATGTTTCTAACATGAGGCTGAACGGTGGTGAGcctataatgtgtgtgttttgtgtgtgttgaaaacAGGGATACCATGACTCTGACCAGGGGATCCTTCACCTATGCCAGTGGGGAGGAGTACCACGGCGAGTGGAAAGAAGGCAAGGCATTCGTGCAGTCAGTTTTCAAGTTTGTGTGCAAGTGTCACTGGCTTAACTGCAGAGATAAGACAGACTTTCACTTTCACCATACTGCATAGTACATCTAGTCCTTATAACTCTGTTCTCTTATCAGTCGAGAAAGAAGGAACAGTGTGACACTGAGTCCGGACAAATGCATTCAGTGTTTGTCGtataaagtttgatttaaactgtttaaGTTGCAAAGGACAAAATACGTAACATTTATTCCACcaaattatttatattactaGTTGTTAGTGAACATAGTTTTTGGCATGGTGCCCTGCAGCACATGCTAATACAATAATCTTTTCCATGTGTACCAGTACATTAGTTCAGCTCAACTCATACAGTTTATCACTATAATTCAAACGTGgtctcatgcacacaaacaggacAGTTGTGACCATATTCCATTAAGCTACTATAGAGAGTGCGTAGAGAGGTGACTGACCTACCTCACCATGTTGAAGATAGTGGTCCATCCATATATGCTCCTAAGTTCTTCCTTGGCTCATTCCCTAATGTGCACAAACTTTTTAGttaaatttgtttttcagtttttaaacaaacaaaccaatagcaatggaaacataacctccatggtgGAGATTTGTTAGTTTGGGCTTTATGCTCATATAATCATCATTCCAGGGTAAGAAAATCTGTTAACTGTTATAGGTGCTGTGATATTTATCCACACCTGGagtaaataatatttaatactAGTAGTACAGGATATCGATGGCAGAAAATTCAGAATATTATGTTTTCTTGTCCTGACTGCCCACAGGAGAAAGTATCCTCATCCGCAAAATCATGAAGATGCTTTCACTGCttttactgtctctctctctctcgcgcacCGTGATGCTAGTGACATGCCCGCTAAAGCTATTTAGTCAAATCCCAATTAGCTAGCATTGGCAACTCATGACGAACAGAGCCAGATTTACCAGCTCTGGCTTTGTCAAATCTTCTGGATTAGACTTTGGAACCGTTTGGGAAATCTCACAGGgtcctctgtcagctgctgtaaAGAAACCAAAGCAGTGGAAACACGAGGGGCAAGACTCATCcaagggtttttattttattttgcctgCTTTTGTGTCAATGCAAACAAGGGTGTTTTCCTTAACCTCTCAAAGACCACTTGCATATTTTTCCATTGTGGAAGTTGCAGGTGTGAGGTAGTCCAGAAACTTGTAGATGCGTCCTCTGACATGAGTTTACGCCTCAGCAGTGGATCATAGGCTACTAGGAGGGGACTGCATGTACATTCCTTGACTGTTTTCACAGTCTGGATCCTAAAGTAGAAATCCCTGCTAAAAAATCTGATGGATTAGACTGCTGTAATTCCCACCGCACAGGAGGCAGATGGGACTCCTAATTCAGTAGTAAACCTTTAGCTGACAGAGggtgagggtggtggtggtggagggggagtGCTTAAATCCGAGCACGTACCGACTCATGTGACATATCTAGTGGTTCTACAAAACCAAGGGAATATTAAACCCTGAGCCGCATTGCAAGTTCAAATGTCAGTTAGTAGTCTCTTACAGTGTGTTACTACACGCTATTACTAAAGAGTAATCTATAAGAAGCTAAGTGGTTAGATAAGGCATGATGGCACCCATGTAGataaaatttgaaatataacGGTATCACAATCTCCTCTCAAGGCTGTTTGACTTGACGGGATTTCCAGAGTTTCCATGACGTGTTTGTAGTCTGAGCGATGACTGATTGATGGTGTGTAACTTTCCAGGTCGGAGGCATGGCGTTGGTCAGCTCAAGTTTCAGGATGGAACCTGCTACACCGGCCAGTTTGAGAACGGACTCTTCCACGGCTCTGGTGTGCTGCTGTTTACAGATGGATCCAGGTGTGTGAGCAATCGTGAGACAGTTTTGTCCTCTGTCAAAAGTTACAAATGACACCCCCCCGGTCTCTTCCCACCACCACATCAGGTACGAAGGAGAATTCGCTCACGGAAAGTTTCAAGGTGCAGGAGTCTTTAGCCGATACGATGGCATGAAGTTTGAAGGAGAATTCAAAGACGGACGTGTTGAGGGACGTGGTAAGTCTGTTACACCACTGGAACAATTTTTCCATCCGGATGTCAATATTATCTCTGTGTGGTTGGTCATAgtgttctgtgtctgtgcctcCAGGGCTATTGACTTTCCCGGATGGAGCTCATGGTGTCCCACGAAACGAGGGCTTGTTTCAAAACCACAAGctgcagaagagagagaagtgtcCAGGAGTGGTGCAGCGTGCGCAGGCCTCAGCCTCCAGTGCTCGCAGTCTGGCACTTTGACCGTCGTGGACCGTGACAGAGACGCCACGGTCAGGGTTACAGCACCTTCCAGGGGGGCCTCAGGGATGTGTACTAGTATACTCCCCTCcagctcttctctctgtgtctttctctctttttgtcaccatcactttatttttctgcagCTTCCTTGCTTCACCCTCACAGCAGCTCGGGAAGCACATGCAATTAGACCAAACAATGGCTTCCTGTATGACTGACTTGAAATGCACAACACCATGAAGCACACGTTTAAGTCTGCAAGTCACAACAAATTCAGCTGTCTTTCTCTTGAACAGTGTCTTAGTGTTTCACAACAGTTAGCTTTCATACTTCAGATGACTGAATATGGAAGACCTCTTCTTATCATGTTATTACACATCTGGTATTTAAAGAGTTTTCTATTGCATTAAGGTGTAAACTGTAGATAACGTCAGATAACGTAAAGATTTTGACCACTAGGTCcccatttagtttttttaataataggCCATGAGGATGCACATGTGCCCAAGTGTGTGGGTAACATTACAcacattctgttttcacactcTTGGACATTTGAACAAAGATGCATTGCAATGCATCCACAAAGGTTGCAAACATGGACcgttgactgtatataaaggtggacgacatgacagatctcaaaagtgaagcctgatgtatgttcaagtgtttcattttctgaaacCACCAgttcaagatggcagcgctcgtGTACGGGacattctggcttcatttcttctACATTGGCAGGAAGTAGACacacacgtcgtccatctttttgtGCAGTCATTGTTGTGGATCTGAACCACGCAGGATTCAAAATATTCAACAGAATTGGgtatacaaatatttgaattgtAAGTAGAATGATTCTAAATGATTTTTTCAGACCTCAAAGATACACAGTGAATGTAAACATAACTTTTGTCTGTTTACAAATATACTTGACGGGGCCCCTTTAAAATCTCCATCCATAGTGCTGCTGCAAAATCTATCATTCAAGAAATGCATTTAATCACTGGTGGTCTCTTTTTTTAGAAGATCACTAATCACATTTGCCTTAAAAAAGGTTTTCGTGTAGTGGAATAGTTCAAGGCCGTCCGTCTGAAAATCCGATGAGGCACAGcgccctctccttcccctctcctctgcatcATTTGCCCTACAGTGTCTGTCAGCCTAATGATTTTGAGGTCTGCCTGAAGACTGTTACTAAGCTGGTGCTGACTTCCATCTCCCATCAagtcctgctgctgccctcccTCAGATAAACCTCCCACTCCCAGTGGAAATCTTTGGAAAGGATGTTTAACTCATTTGGATAATTCTCTCCTGTTTTCCCCTGTGTAACCTGAACACCTGGACGACTGGAAATCCTCAAAGTTGATAAATAATCATGATTAAATGCATTAAACTCGGGACTTACATCTTAACTGAGGCAGCTGAATGATAGAGACTTTATACATCAGACGTATTTAAGGGTATGTGATTctaatgtatgtgtttttttctgtgagaTGTATAGATATTTATTGTcattgattgtgtttgttttgacatttcaacgGAATTATGAGCTCATTCTTTGATTGTTCTTGTAGAGAATGGTGTCCCTGAGTTATTTAAGACTAAGTGTGGTTGAGTATTTTGAAATATTGAGAATTTGGGAACCATTATAGCCAATCATAGGTATTCTATGACTGCAGATTAATTCAGTGTACTTGAATCGTTATAGGCCTTACAAAGCATTTGTAGACGTGGTTTGTCTAGGGTTGCTTACATAGCACTTCCACCAAAGACAATCAAGTGATATTATAGGTAGGGAAGCCTGGAATATGTGTTATTTCTTACAGCTGAACAACAGAGACAAATCGATGGGGACAAATCCCCCTGGGGCTTCAGCGCGCAAGGAGAACAAAAGGAGAGAAGATTAAACAGATATTTGGTATGAGATTGTGTTGTAAATATTCCTGAAGTCTCCATTCTGGattcttattttctttgttaTATTATacaagggggggaaaaaaatatcaatactCTATTATGAGCCCATACGGTTGCTTGCTTCAGTTTAATCTGAAAGGTAGCCGAAAAGCAGAGCAGTGCATGCATTAGTGCCGCtatctacaaacacacactactgtCATGTTTGCTGTATGTGCAAAGTGTGTAATATGCTGCATTTCAAATCACGTAGAAGCAATTTGACTTTCCTCTCTGTTGGAAGCGACGCCTGCTCGAGCCTTCTTTGCCTACACACTCCTGAGTGGAACTGAACACAATGGAATACCGCATCCATTTTCCCTACTACAAACAAATGGTGCTTTAAAAGCGTGCCTGTCCAGACTTTCACCTGCCTGGAAAATATCATTGCCATGgttacctttttctttttccagtaaCAGTATAATGCTGCTTTGAGTGCTCTCAGAGAAAACTACTGCACGGTATCCTGTCATTCTCCCGGAATAGGTCTGAGTATGTATCAACAAGGTGGTAAACGCTTGACGTGTTAAATAAAGCCAAGtgttgaaaaagaaacatttgtaTTTGGGTTGGATTCGTACATTTAGACACGTAAACAGTTCCATTGTAGATCATTTTACAGCCATTTCTGACGTTCTAACACAGATACTGGAATGAGCGACGTTCGCAGCTGTACAGGGAAGTTTAACCATTTCATGAATAAACAGGTTTCTCTGGTTTTTGGCTGCAACACAGCACAAAGCATGAGCCTCCAGTTCCCCCTTCTTATTCTCCTTCTCACTCCAGCCCCCTGCAACATCAGAGCACAACAGCACACGGCTATAGTTCACATGGAATCAAAAATGACATCTaactaaagctgtaaaacaTGTATGAGTCCAACATATTTAAGAGCGCGAGTCGTTTTCTTCCTCACTGCATTATATTGACAATTCACAGTTGCATCTCTGTTGGGTCGCATTGACAAAATAAGTCTGTGACCTTCTGCTGTGACACATGAAGTCCTGAACAGTTAACACAGCCTTGACTGGAACAGGAAACATTGCGTGCGTGTGATACTGTATCTGATGGGTTGTCTATGGTGAACACATTGGTATTCAACAGAAGGCTGCAACTGAACCTTTTTCAAAACAgcattttcacattcacattgtgAAGTAGAACGGCAGTAGAGAGCATATAACTCCAACAAGGCCCTTCGGTCtccttacattcaatcaagctgcatcaaatttcacacactcagttcAGAATAtacctgattgttttttttttttacatctagATCCATGATTCATTCCttggaaaaacagcaaaaatgtcaaaacataaaagaataaaaaaccctggatccgccccctgatccagaacCCCAACATCTGATAGGTTTCGTGgaaagctgttgtttttgtgaaacatATCCTACTCAATGGATAAAAATACAGCAGCAATGCTATACTATATCattgtatatacatttttatgtcatttttatacacatttctgttttgtattatttgtatctaTTCTGTATTGTTGTACTCCTTCaacttattttaaatattttagaaatataCAGATTTGAtcctttatatttct includes the following:
- the morn4 gene encoding MORN repeat-containing protein 4, which translates into the protein MTLTRGSFTYASGEEYHGEWKEGRRHGVGQLKFQDGTCYTGQFENGLFHGSGVLLFTDGSRYEGEFAHGKFQGAGVFSRYDGMKFEGEFKDGRVEGRGLLTFPDGAHGVPRNEGLFQNHKLQKREKCPGVVQRAQASASSARSLAL